Proteins co-encoded in one Halorussus lipolyticus genomic window:
- a CDS encoding DUF7113 family protein has translation MLLIRGEAGGTTLTGTLYERGERAPRFKGAPDEDAPYVWVCDEFYQVESGGTVQKVDGEEVNVAFESPMPRGFDTREQAEEAAREHIRTQFVRIGIDADDVEISVEKQEAEAAEPQ, from the coding sequence ATGCTACTCATCCGTGGCGAAGCAGGGGGCACCACCCTGACCGGGACGCTGTACGAGCGTGGAGAGCGCGCGCCGCGGTTCAAGGGCGCGCCCGACGAGGACGCCCCCTACGTCTGGGTCTGCGACGAGTTCTATCAGGTCGAGAGCGGCGGCACCGTCCAGAAGGTGGACGGCGAGGAGGTCAACGTCGCCTTCGAGTCGCCGATGCCCCGCGGGTTCGACACCCGCGAGCAGGCCGAGGAGGCCGCGCGCGAACACATCCGGACCCAGTTCGTCCGCATCGGCATCGACGCCGACGACGTGGAGATTTCGGTGGAGAAGCAGGAAGCCGAGGCCGCAGAACCCCAGTAA
- a CDS encoding DNA double-strand break repair nuclease NurA — translation MTLDPVHFDGIAGLADRIDYDAEDRDHREFATDLWNSQFDPLQDDDFETVLEPINEVARKRVTAEEIALEDEPFPTTHGLDAGTLNPRPFKNGIVLDVAHAAMSATPSNLDLHDCRTVVKAVHLNDTSAKFQTDWESYNSGSKRRIVHTHLPENQYEQDAVHALALYLAESQHAIDNAERVSDFLLLDGPVYPKGLVRWQSRSPSLEDLLDSDDVSQIFDNYVRLVEEFAERNIPLAGFVKNVSAKTIVRTLKKRSDIGPIPWAHDAAFFSQVLERREKVGDEYERLTDDLTLTNWFLSKAGADNFFAKEDNRYLDRKLDPEQYRVAFCIVYDPRRDLVFKVETPKVFATDETLRTKIERQILQEVALQRGPPRAISKADELAAIDRGSASSLIDSFEDSLNTELDENYNAIRWGRDY, via the coding sequence ATGACGCTCGACCCGGTGCATTTCGACGGCATTGCGGGCCTCGCCGACCGCATCGACTACGACGCCGAGGACCGCGACCACCGGGAGTTCGCAACCGACCTCTGGAACAGTCAGTTCGACCCGCTTCAGGACGACGACTTCGAAACCGTCCTCGAACCGATAAACGAGGTAGCCAGAAAGCGAGTTACTGCGGAGGAAATCGCGTTAGAAGACGAACCGTTCCCGACGACGCACGGTCTGGACGCCGGGACACTCAACCCCCGACCGTTCAAAAACGGAATCGTCCTCGACGTGGCCCACGCCGCGATGAGTGCCACTCCTTCGAATCTTGACCTTCACGACTGTCGGACGGTGGTGAAGGCAGTTCACTTGAACGACACGTCCGCAAAGTTCCAAACCGACTGGGAGTCGTACAACAGCGGGAGCAAGCGCCGCATCGTCCACACCCACCTTCCCGAAAACCAATACGAGCAGGACGCCGTCCACGCACTCGCGCTCTATCTCGCCGAAAGCCAGCACGCCATCGACAACGCCGAGCGCGTTTCCGACTTTCTCCTCCTCGACGGACCGGTATACCCGAAAGGACTCGTCCGGTGGCAATCCCGGAGTCCTTCTTTGGAAGACCTTCTGGATTCTGACGACGTGAGTCAGATTTTCGATAACTACGTCAGACTGGTCGAGGAGTTCGCAGAGCGAAACATCCCGCTTGCCGGGTTCGTCAAGAACGTCTCTGCGAAAACTATCGTTCGGACGCTCAAGAAGCGAAGCGACATCGGGCCGATTCCGTGGGCACACGACGCCGCGTTCTTCTCGCAGGTTCTCGAACGCCGAGAAAAAGTCGGCGACGAGTACGAGCGCTTGACCGACGATTTGACGCTGACGAACTGGTTCCTCTCGAAGGCCGGTGCAGACAACTTCTTTGCTAAAGAGGACAATCGCTATCTCGACCGCAAACTCGACCCCGAGCAGTATCGGGTCGCGTTCTGTATCGTCTACGACCCTCGTCGGGACCTCGTGTTCAAGGTGGAAACCCCGAAGGTCTTTGCGACTGACGAAACGCTCCGAACGAAAATCGAACGCCAAATTCTCCAAGAGGTCGCTCTCCAGCGTGGCCCACCGCGCGCCATCTCGAAGGCCGACGAGTTGGCGGCTATCGACCGCGGAAGTGCCAGCTCGCTCATCGACTCGTTCGAGGACTCGCTGAACACCGAACTGGACGAGAACTACAACGCGATTCGATGGGGCAGAGACTACTGA
- the gpmI gene encoding 2,3-bisphosphoglycerate-independent phosphoglycerate mutase: MKAALIILDGWGVGSEANASENRAAKPRDSEDGGRNAIEAADTPNFDRYAEAGAYGTLNVTGRRVGLPEGQMGNSEVGHLNIGAGRVVKQEYTRIEDAIEAGELGDNDAIDAAFEYAQENDGCVHFMGLVSEGGVHSDQRHLYALIELAAERGVDAVTHAFTDGRDTPPESGEEFLGELEAVVEREGTGDVATVSGRYYAMDRDQNWERTKRAYDAIVNREAEWEASSAVEAVRESYERDTTDEFVEPTTIEGGPALSDGDAAVFFNFRSDRARQLTRMLADIDPVWEFDTSPPEIRLATMTQYDKEFGLPVAFPPHQPEDTLGEVLAGHGLTQLRIAESEKYAHVTYFLNGGREVEFDGEVRKIVESPDVPTYDQQPEMSAEEVTDTAISTIESDDPDVLVLNYANPDMVGHTGDFDAAVQAVEAVDAQLGRLVEAVESAGGHVLVTADHGNADDMGTPENPHTAHTYNLVPLVYLTPEGDDGGRTVRDGGSLCDIAPTLLSLIGVEQPKAMTGQNLLE; the protein is encoded by the coding sequence ATGAAAGCCGCGCTCATCATTCTCGACGGCTGGGGAGTAGGTAGCGAGGCGAACGCCTCGGAAAATCGAGCGGCGAAGCCGCGAGACAGCGAGGACGGCGGACGCAACGCCATCGAGGCCGCCGACACGCCGAACTTCGACCGGTACGCCGAGGCGGGGGCCTACGGCACCCTGAACGTCACCGGGCGGCGGGTCGGACTGCCCGAGGGCCAGATGGGCAACAGCGAGGTCGGCCACCTCAACATCGGCGCGGGCCGGGTGGTCAAACAGGAGTACACCCGCATCGAAGACGCCATCGAGGCGGGCGAGTTGGGTGACAACGACGCCATCGACGCCGCATTCGAGTACGCCCAAGAGAACGACGGATGCGTTCACTTCATGGGACTGGTGAGCGAGGGAGGAGTCCACTCCGACCAGCGCCACCTCTACGCGCTCATCGAGTTGGCCGCCGAGCGCGGCGTCGATGCGGTCACCCACGCTTTCACCGACGGTCGGGACACCCCGCCCGAGAGCGGCGAGGAGTTCCTCGGCGAATTGGAGGCGGTCGTAGAGCGCGAGGGAACCGGCGACGTGGCCACCGTCTCCGGACGATACTACGCGATGGACCGCGACCAGAACTGGGAGCGAACCAAGCGCGCCTACGACGCCATCGTGAACCGCGAGGCCGAGTGGGAGGCCTCCTCGGCGGTCGAAGCGGTCCGCGAGTCTTACGAGCGCGACACGACCGACGAGTTCGTGGAACCGACCACCATCGAGGGCGGTCCCGCCCTCTCGGACGGCGACGCCGCGGTCTTCTTCAATTTCCGGTCTGACCGCGCCCGCCAACTGACCCGAATGCTGGCCGACATCGACCCGGTTTGGGAGTTCGACACCTCGCCGCCCGAGATTCGCTTGGCGACGATGACCCAGTACGACAAGGAGTTCGGCCTCCCCGTCGCCTTCCCGCCTCACCAACCCGAGGACACCCTCGGCGAAGTCCTCGCGGGCCACGGTCTCACGCAACTCCGCATTGCCGAGTCCGAGAAGTACGCCCACGTCACTTACTTCCTCAACGGCGGGCGGGAAGTCGAGTTCGACGGCGAGGTCCGGAAAATCGTCGAGTCGCCGGACGTGCCGACCTACGACCAGCAACCCGAGATGAGCGCAGAGGAGGTCACGGACACCGCCATCTCGACCATCGAGAGCGACGACCCCGACGTGCTGGTCCTCAATTACGCCAACCCGGACATGGTGGGCCACACCGGCGATTTCGACGCCGCGGTGCAAGCGGTCGAAGCCGTGGACGCCCAACTGGGCAGACTCGTGGAAGCCGTCGAGAGCGCAGGCGGGCACGTCCTCGTCACCGCCGACCACGGCAACGCAGACGACATGGGCACCCCGGAGAACCCCCACACCGCCCACACCTACAATCTGGTCCCGCTGGTCTACCTCACCCCTGAGGGCGACGACGGCGGCCGGACGGTCCGTGACGGCGGGTCGCTCTGCGACATCGCGCCGACGCTCCTCTCGCTCATCGGCGTCGAACAGCCGAAAGCCATGACCGGGCAGAACCTGCTGGAGTAG